Part of the Candidatus Thiothrix putei genome, GCCTTATCAGGTTTGTTTTCCAATGATATTTCCATTGACCTGGGCACCGCCAATACCCTGATTTATATGCGTGGCAAAGGTATCGTACTGGATGAACCTTCTGTTGTCGCTATTCGTCAAGATCGTGGGCCGGGCGGCCCTAAGTCCATTGAGGCGGTGGGAACGGAAGCCAAGAAAATGTTGGGGCGTACCCCAGAGAATATTACCGCGATCCGCCCGATGAAAGACGGCGTTATTGCCGACTTCACCTATACCGAAAAAATGCTGCAACATTTTATTCGTAAAGTGGATGCGGGGCGCATTTTGCGTCCAAGCCCACGGGTGGTGATTTGTGTGCCGTGTGGTGCAACGCAAGTTGAACGCCGTGCCATTAAAGATTCTGCACTAGGGGCAGGTGCTCGCAAAGTTTACCTGATTGAAGAACCCATGGCGGCAGCCATCGGTGCAGGCATTCCGGTGGATGAGGCGATTGGTTCCATGGTGTTGGACATTGGCGGCGGCACTTCCGAGGTGGCGATCATGTCATTGCGCGGGATTGTGTACTCGGCTTCGGTACGTATTGGTGGCGACCGTTTGGATGATGCCATCATCAGCTATGTGCGCCGTAATTACGGGATGTTGATTGGTGAAGCCACCGCTGAACGGATTAAGTGCGAAATCGGTTCCGCTTACCCCGGTAAAGAATTGCTGGAAATTGAAGTCAAGGGTCGTAACCTGTCTGAAGGTGTGCCACGCAGCTTCACCCTGACGAGCAATGAAATTCTTGAAGCCTTGCAAGAACCCCTGTTCGGCATCGTTAGTGCGGTGAAAACAGCGTTGGAGCAAACACCACCAGAATTGGCTGCTGACGTCGCCGACCGTGGGATTGTGCTGACAGGTGGTGGTGCTTTGTTACGTGACCTTGACCGCTTGCTGATGGAAGAAACAGGTATTCCGGTTGTTATTGCTGATGATCCATTGACTTGCGTAGCCCGTGGTGGTGGCAAGATTCTGGAAATCATGGAAGAAGAAGGCGTTAACTTCCTCGCTACCGACTGATCAGCAAGCTGAATAACAAGCAGCAGCGGAGGCGACTATTAACGACACAAACTATCATGCTACGCCGGGCTTTTCTTTTCGGTTCATGGTATTGATCTTAGGTGCATTGGTGCTGATGGCCGTGGATAATCGAACTCCTGCGGCGTTAGCGCCTGTGCGCACGTTCGCGACTATGGTGGTTTACCCGCTGCTGTATGGCGTTGACTTCCCGCAACAGGCGTATCAACGTTCCAGTGGATTCTTTTCTGCCCAACGTCAATTGGCAGAGGAAAATATCAGCCTTAAGCAGCAAGTGCAGGTATTTTCCGCACAACAGCAAGACCTGAATAGAGTGTTGGCTGAAAACCAGCGCCTACGCACGATGTTGAATGCTGCTCCCCGCGATGCTTATACTTTTGTGATGGCGGAAATCTTTAAGGTTGCTCAAGACCCAGTGCGGGGGTTGGTTACGCTGAATAAAGGAAGCAGTGAGGGTGTGAAAGAAAGCCAAGTTGTCCTTGACGGTAATAAGATTTATGGACAGGTGGTGAATGTTACCCCCTTTGATTCCAGCGTTATGCAACTCATCGACCGTGAGCATTCTATTCCTGTGCAAAACCAGCGCACCGGTGAACGTGGCTTGGCAAATGGTCATGGGCGTGGAATGCCTTTGGAAATCAAAAACTTGCCTGCAAGCAGCACCGTCAAGGAAGGTGATGTGTTTGTGTCATCTGGTTTGGGTGGTTTGTTCCCTGCCGGTTATGAGGTGGCGCAAGTACTGCCCAAAGGGGTGGAATTTAAGCAAGGTGATTTGTTTGCAACGGTGTGGGCTATGCCATTGGTTGATTATGAAGCAGTGCGAGAGGTTTTGTTAGTGCGAGGCAAGGCCAGTGACGAAACTGTGCAGCCAGCAGGGGGGAATTAGATGCCCGTTAATGACCCACGATTTCCTGGTGCGGTATTGCTGACGCTTATTCTAGCGATAGTGTTGTCAATCATTCCCTTAGGGGAGTCTGTGGCTTTTTGGCGACCAGAATGGGTGGCATTAACGTTAGTACACTGGGCGCTGATTATTCGTGATCGCATCAGTCTGGTGATGGTGTTTGCTATTGGCCTAATAGTTGATGCTTTATACGGCTCTTTGCTGGGGCAACATGCTTTAGGTTATGTGTTGGTGACTTATTTGGCTGTGCGTCTCAGTTTGAGGATGACACCGGAAGCCTTTTTACAACAGTTGGCGCTCTTGTTCGCTATTTTAGGTGTGTATATGTTGGTGAACCTGTGGATGCTGCGGGTAATCAGCAGCGGTGGTGCTCTGGGTTGGATTTACTGGGTCTCATTGCTGAGCAGCATTGTTATCTGGCCGGTTTATCACTCCCTGTTGGGGTATTTCCATGTGCAGCGTAAAGCCCTTTAATCAACGCCTACTCTAGGTAAATTGTCACTGTGTTGGGTGTTTTGTTACTGTGGTAGTCATAACGCCAAGCCGTGACTAAGAGGAATTCACATGATGTCTACAAATGCCTGCCAGGAATTGCCCTGTGCGGTTGCCGCTATGCCGGATGTTGCCAAGCAACCCCTTGCAGGTGCTAAAGGAACGCTCAACTGGGTGGGAATGAGTCAGATTGAGTTGCCCGTTTTTTTACGTAGTGCCAAAGGCGATCGGGTGCAAACGTTGGCGCGGGTGCAAGCTTACGTCAATCTCATCGACCCGAATAGCAAGGGTATCCACATGTCGCGCTTGTACGTGGCACTCGATACCATCCTCGGCATGAATGATCTGACCCCTGAGGTTTTACGCGGAACCATTACGCAATTTGTCGATACTCACGGTGGCTTGAGTGATGCCGCTTATCTGGAATGCCGGTTTGACTATTTCGATCGCCGTAATTCCTTGTTGAGCGATAACAGCGGGTGGAAGAATTACCCCGTTAAAGTAGCGGCTACCTTGCGTCATGGGCAGATTGATACCGAAGTCAGTGTGGAAGTGCCTTATTCTTCTACTTGCCCGTGTTCGGCGGCATTAGCGCGGCAGTTAATTCAGGAAGGTTTCCGTGAAACGTTTGGCGATGCATCCGTCGTGGATGCAAACACCGTTTTCGACTGGTTAGGAACAACCAATGGGATTCGGGCTACCCCGCACAGCCAGCGTAGCATTGCACAAGTGCGGGTAAAATTGGCAGAAAAAGTGCGCACACTGCCCATTACCAGCCTGATCGACCGGGTGGAAGAGGCGCTCAAGACCCCGGTACAAGCCACGGTAAAACGCGAAGATGAACAAGAATTTGCGCGTTTGAATGCGGCAAATCTGATGTTCTGTGAAGACGCGGCTCGTCGCTTGAAAAATGCCCTGAACGACGATATTTCGGTGCGCGATTTCTGGTTGCGCGTGAATCACATGGAAAGCTTGCACGCTCATGATGCCGTAGCGGTTGTCGTTAAAGGTGTGGAAGGGGGCTACCGTGACGATCCACGCGAATACGTCCACCCGACCTGATAGCTGGATGGAACACGTGGTGTTGGTCGATCAGCATAATGCGGTGCTGGGGACTGTGCCGAAAAGCCACGTGCATACGCTGGAAACCCCGCTGCATCGGGGATTTTCGGTGTTTATCTTTAATCAGGCGGGGGAACTGCTGCTGCAACAGCGCAGTTTCAGTAAGCTAACGTGGCCCGGTTTCTGGTCGAATTCGTGCTGTGGGCATCCGGCATTGGGCGAATCGGTCGCAGAGGCGATTCAGCGGCGGGTGGCATTGGAGTTGGGGATGCAAGTGTATGATTTGCATGAAGCCTTACCCAATTTCCAGTACCGTTGTGAATACGGTGGTGTGGTTGAGAATGAAATCTGCCCGGTATGGTTGGCGCGTACCCGCGATGAACCCATGCCTAACCGGTTAGAAGTAGCCGCCACTCGCTGGATTCCATGGAAAGATTTCAAGCAAGTGTTGGCGGCTGACGCTGCCGGGCGTTATTCGCCCTGGTGCAAGTTAGAAACCACGCTGTTGGATGCGGTGGTAGAGACGCAAAATTTTGCGTCTCTACGCTGATAGGTCGTGATCTAATTCTGCTAACCGTTCGGGTGTACCGATGTCGCGCCAGTCGCCCGCAAAATATTCCCCGCTGACTTGATGTGTCGGCATCGCTTGGCGCAGTAACGGTGCAAGTGGATGCTTGCCTTGAGGCAATCCGGCGAACAGTTCGGGGCGGTAATAACCAATGCCGCTGAAGGTGTAACGCGGTTCGCCACTGCTGCTAACCCGACCTTGATTCAAGCCGAAATCGCCTTGCGGATGGTGTACCGGATTGGCAACCAGCACCAGATGCGCCAGATCGTGTTCCGCAAGGGGGAAAGGCAGGCACGGGTAATCACACCATACATCACCATTCACCACCAAAAACGGTTCGTTGCCCAGCAAGGGCAGGGCTTTGATAATGCCACCGGCGGTTTCCAATGCACCCTCTTGCTGCTCGTCGGAATAGTGCAGATTGACATTCCAGCGTGAACCATCGCCCAATGCTTCGGGGATTTTCCAGCCCAGCCAAGCCAGATTGATCACAATGTCGCGAAAACCCGCACGAGCGAGTTTTTCGATATGCCACACGATTAACGGCTTGCCGCCAGCGGGTAGCAAGGGTTTGGGAGTGTGGTCGGTTAATGGGCGCATCCGTGTGCCGTGCCCGGCGGCGAGAATCATGGCTTTCATGGTAGGCATCAATCAGGAATGTGGACAGTGCCGATGCGTTCAGGAATGCCTGCGCGGCGCATCCATTCGATCAGTTCACTGGTTTCCGGGTAACGTGAGCCTACATGCAGCACATAACTTAGTACCAGTGGCAAGTCGTTAAGGTAGCCCGGTTTGCCGTCACGGTGATTGAGGCGGGCAAAAATCCCCAGCACTTTGAGGTGGCGTTGCAGCCCCATCAGGTCAAACCATTGCTGGTAGGTTTGTTGGTCAACGGGAGGCAGGATACCGGCAGCAATGGCTTCTTTGCGGTAACAATCGACCCACCATTCCACCATTGATTGTGGCCAGACAATGTAGCAATCGCGTAACAAGGAAACTAAGTCGTAGGTCGTAGGCCCCAGTAGTGCATCTTGATAATCAATAATGCCGGGATTGTTGTCGGGCGTCACCATCAGGTTGCGGCTGTGGTAATCGCGGTGTACAAAGGCGACGGGTTGACCGATGGCTGCTTCAATCAGGTCTTCAAAGGTTTGCTGAATTAGTTCGTGTGGAATTTCTTCTTCAGTGAAGCCTAAATGCGTTTTCAGGAACCATTCAGGCATCAGCTCCATTTCACGGCGCAAGATACGTTCATTATAAACGGGCAGGTGGTCACAGTCGGCTTGCTGGAGTTGCAAAAGGGCGTGCAGCGCATCGGCATACAAGTCTTTAGCCGTTTCTGGTGTCAGTTGGCTGAGGTAGCTGGTATTGCCTAAATCTTCCAATAGCAGAAAACCATCCAGCAAATTTTGCGCTAATAATTGCGGCGCATGGACGCCCGTAGCACTCAGTAAGTGGGTGACTTCCACAAACGGGCGGATGTCTTCTTTATCGGGAGGGGCATCCATGCAAATGGCAGTGCCTTCTGGCCCACGGGCGCGAAAATAGCGGCGGAAACTGGCATCGGCTGAGGCGGGTTCCAGTACGGCGTGTTCCCACTGGGGTAGGCTGTTGACCCACTGAGTTAATTGTTCAAGACGTGTATCCTGTGTCATAAACCTCGGCGTTTCCTGTCTCGTTGGTAGGCTATTAAAGAGTGTATCCTAACATGCTAGGCTTTCTGTAAATTGAATAATAAAGTGGCAAATTATGATGAATCATGCTGAAGATTTGTGGCCTTCTGCGGCGTATTACCAGCAAGTAGAGCAATTGCGTGGCTTGATTGGGCAGCCGTTGTATGTGGTGGAAATTGACTCGACTGAAATCAATGCCGGCGTGAGTTTCACGGGTAAGCCTTTTGTATTGCTGGCGATTGTGGATTTTCCCCGACCTGACCCGTATCGGCAATTATGCCCACATTTATTGGTGCTGGATGATGGGCGTGGGGTGAATTTAGGGCGGGTGGCGCGTATCAGTCGTGAGCGTGCATTCGCACCCGCAGCGGAGGATATTGTGTTTAGCAATCAGGAGTTTGTGGAAAACGTATTGTTTGCGCCGCGCAAATTCAGCCGTGCATTGGTGGCAGCCACGTCGCGGCTGGCGTTGGGGGAGATGCTGGGGAAACAGCCTGATACGCTGCTGGAGAAAACGTAGTGTGAACATCCAACTCACGGCAAATTTGGTTGTAAAAATGAGGATGCGTCAATCAGATAGCATTGACAGCAATGCAGGCAATAACTACATTAAACTGTATTGTTGAACGGAGATAAAGTGTTATGGCTACGTTAAGTATCCGCAGTTTGCCCGATGATATTCACGCCGCTTTACGTGTCCGCGCTGCTTTGCGTGGGCGCAGTATGGAAGCGGAAGCCCGCCAAATCTTGATCCAAGTGTGTAAGCCGCCGCCAAAACCAGCCGATTTTGCACAATTACAGCAATGGGTCGATCAGATGTACGGCGATAAAAAGCCCACCCAAGTTGTCGATACATTAATAGCCGAACGCCGTGCGGAGGCAATGCACGAATGATCGTCCTCGATGCTTCGGCGCTATTGGCGTTTATGTTCAAGGAAACGGGGCATGACATCGTCGCGGGTTATTTGGATGATTGCTGCATTTCCAGTGTTACTTTGCTGGAGGTCGCGTCCCGTTTCAGCCGTGATGGTTTGCCTGTCGCCCCTGTGTTGCAATTAATCAGTAGCTTGGGGATAGCCATCATCCCATTTGAGGAAACCCATATTTTACCCGTGGCAATGTTGGCAACAGTGGGTAAGGAATACGGCTTGTCGCAAGCTGACCGCATTTGCCTTGGGCTGGGTCTGTTTCTGGATTTACCCGTGTTGACAGCGGATAAGGTTTGGCAGGATGTGGGGCTGGATATGGAGGTTGTTGTATTCCGCTGATGATGGGATATATGGATTGGGTAGCGGATAACGCAACTTCATTTTGCTGCTGAACTTTTGTTTAGGCGCTAACGTCGAAGCCCTGCAATAAGCAACGAAAATGGATACACCACAATGACTGATTTCCCATCCTTTGGCAGCGTAATTATCGCCAACCGTTTACTGCTTGCCTGCGGCTTACTCCTATCAACACAGAGCGCAATCGCCGAGGGTTTGCCCATCGCCGACGGGCGTTATGCAGGTGGCGAAGTGCTGACCCTTACGCTGGATGAAGGGCAAAAGGGCTTCATTGAAAACCTCAGAAATTGCCATTTGGAAGGTGAATGGGAAACGCCAACGAATACGTCCCCTACGTGTTCCACCTAACCGCCGAACAAGAACAACGGCTGAAGCAGAAAGCGGGCTTCAGCCCCGCCGCCTTCCAGTTATACGAAACGTATCGGGGTGA contains:
- the mreC gene encoding rod shape-determining protein MreC yields the protein MNDTNYHATPGFSFRFMVLILGALVLMAVDNRTPAALAPVRTFATMVVYPLLYGVDFPQQAYQRSSGFFSAQRQLAEENISLKQQVQVFSAQQQDLNRVLAENQRLRTMLNAAPRDAYTFVMAEIFKVAQDPVRGLVTLNKGSSEGVKESQVVLDGNKIYGQVVNVTPFDSSVMQLIDREHSIPVQNQRTGERGLANGHGRGMPLEIKNLPASSTVKEGDVFVSSGLGGLFPAGYEVAQVLPKGVEFKQGDLFATVWAMPLVDYEAVREVLLVRGKASDETVQPAGGN
- the folE2 gene encoding GTP cyclohydrolase FolE2 codes for the protein MMSTNACQELPCAVAAMPDVAKQPLAGAKGTLNWVGMSQIELPVFLRSAKGDRVQTLARVQAYVNLIDPNSKGIHMSRLYVALDTILGMNDLTPEVLRGTITQFVDTHGGLSDAAYLECRFDYFDRRNSLLSDNSGWKNYPVKVAATLRHGQIDTEVSVEVPYSSTCPCSAALARQLIQEGFRETFGDASVVDANTVFDWLGTTNGIRATPHSQRSIAQVRVKLAEKVRTLPITSLIDRVEEALKTPVQATVKREDEQEFARLNAANLMFCEDAARRLKNALNDDISVRDFWLRVNHMESLHAHDAVAVVVKGVEGGYRDDPREYVHPT
- the mreD gene encoding rod shape-determining protein MreD, whose amino-acid sequence is MPVNDPRFPGAVLLTLILAIVLSIIPLGESVAFWRPEWVALTLVHWALIIRDRISLVMVFAIGLIVDALYGSLLGQHALGYVLVTYLAVRLSLRMTPEAFLQQLALLFAILGVYMLVNLWMLRVISSGGALGWIYWVSLLSSIVIWPVYHSLLGYFHVQRKAL
- a CDS encoding rod shape-determining protein, with protein sequence MFRALSGLFSNDISIDLGTANTLIYMRGKGIVLDEPSVVAIRQDRGPGGPKSIEAVGTEAKKMLGRTPENITAIRPMKDGVIADFTYTEKMLQHFIRKVDAGRILRPSPRVVICVPCGATQVERRAIKDSALGAGARKVYLIEEPMAAAIGAGIPVDEAIGSMVLDIGGGTSEVAIMSLRGIVYSASVRIGGDRLDDAIISYVRRNYGMLIGEATAERIKCEIGSAYPGKELLEIEVKGRNLSEGVPRSFTLTSNEILEALQEPLFGIVSAVKTALEQTPPELAADVADRGIVLTGGGALLRDLDRLLMEETGIPVVIADDPLTCVARGGGKILEIMEEEGVNFLATD
- a CDS encoding phosphotransferase, giving the protein MTQDTRLEQLTQWVNSLPQWEHAVLEPASADASFRRYFRARGPEGTAICMDAPPDKEDIRPFVEVTHLLSATGVHAPQLLAQNLLDGFLLLEDLGNTSYLSQLTPETAKDLYADALHALLQLQQADCDHLPVYNERILRREMELMPEWFLKTHLGFTEEEIPHELIQQTFEDLIEAAIGQPVAFVHRDYHSRNLMVTPDNNPGIIDYQDALLGPTTYDLVSLLRDCYIVWPQSMVEWWVDCYRKEAIAAGILPPVDQQTYQQWFDLMGLQRHLKVLGIFARLNHRDGKPGYLNDLPLVLSYVLHVGSRYPETSELIEWMRRAGIPERIGTVHIPD
- a CDS encoding nucleotidyltransferase family protein; this translates as MKAMILAAGHGTRMRPLTDHTPKPLLPAGGKPLIVWHIEKLARAGFRDIVINLAWLGWKIPEALGDGSRWNVNLHYSDEQQEGALETAGGIIKALPLLGNEPFLVVNGDVWCDYPCLPFPLAEHDLAHLVLVANPVHHPQGDFGLNQGRVSSSGEPRYTFSGIGYYRPELFAGLPQGKHPLAPLLRQAMPTHQVSGEYFAGDWRDIGTPERLAELDHDLSA
- the idi gene encoding isopentenyl-diphosphate Delta-isomerase, with translation MTIHANTSTRPDSWMEHVVLVDQHNAVLGTVPKSHVHTLETPLHRGFSVFIFNQAGELLLQQRSFSKLTWPGFWSNSCCGHPALGESVAEAIQRRVALELGMQVYDLHEALPNFQYRCEYGGVVENEICPVWLARTRDEPMPNRLEVAATRWIPWKDFKQVLAADAAGRYSPWCKLETTLLDAVVETQNFASLR
- a CDS encoding type II toxin-antitoxin system VapC family toxin, producing the protein MIVLDASALLAFMFKETGHDIVAGYLDDCCISSVTLLEVASRFSRDGLPVAPVLQLISSLGIAIIPFEETHILPVAMLATVGKEYGLSQADRICLGLGLFLDLPVLTADKVWQDVGLDMEVVVFR